From one Planococcus citri chromosome 3, ihPlaCitr1.1, whole genome shotgun sequence genomic stretch:
- the LOC135838560 gene encoding innexin shaking-B-like: MLDVFRGLKNLIKVSHIHIDSPIFRLHYSITVLILTAFSLIVTTRQYVGNPIDCIHTKDIPEDVLNTYCWIHSTYTLKSAFKKKVGVEVPYPGVDNTHNSKNIAEDRKTYGYYQWVCFCLFFQAILFYAPRWLWKHWEGGKIHALMLDMDVGICTEAEKNQKKKILLNYLWENLRYHNWWAYRYYLCELLAFLNVVGQMFLMNRFFDGAFLSFGIEVISFMQTDQEDRIDPMIYIFPRMTKCTFFKFGPSGEVERHDAVCILPLNVVNEKIYIFLWFWFLFLGSITLCVLFYRVIIIISPRMRVYLFRIRFRLVQRDAVSTIVRRSKLGDWFLFYMLGENIDSVIFRDVMHDLASRLNSQHYKIGYMDT; this comes from the exons ATGCTTGACGTGTTCAGGGGATTAAAGAATTTGATCAAAGTCAGCCACATACATATAGATTCGCCGATATTCCGATTACACTACAGTATCACCGTGCTCATATTGACCGCCTTCAGTTTGATTGTCACCACTCGTCAATATGTTGGCAATCCAATCGACTGTATTCATACCAAGGATATACCGGAAGATGTACTCAACACGTACTGCTGGATTCATTCTACTTACACTCTGAAATCagctttcaagaaaaaagttggagTTGAAGTTCCTTATCCTGGTGTCGACAATACTCACAATAGTAAAAATATCGCCGAAGATAGGAAGACTTACGGATATTACCAATGGGTCTGCTTCTGCTTGTTCTTTCAG GCTATTTTGTTTTATGCTCCACGATGGCTATGGAAACACTGGGAAGGTGGAAAAATACACGCGTTGATGTTAGATATGGACGTTGGAATATGTACAGAAGCtgaaaagaaccaaaaaaagaaaatactgcTCAACTACCTTTGGGAAAATTTAAGATACCATAACTGGTGGGCGTACAGATACTACTTATGTGAATTATTGGCATTTCTGAACGTCGTTG GTCAAATGTTTCTAATGAATAGATTTTTTGACGGAGCTTTCCTTTCATTCGGTATCGAAGTTATATCTTTTATGCAGACTGACCAAGAAGACCGAATCGACCCAATGATATATATTTTTCCCAGAATGACCaagtgtacttttttcaaatttggtccatCTGGTGAAGTGGAACGCCACGATGCGGTGTGCATTTTGCCATTGAACGTGGTCAACGAAAAGATATACATATTCCTTTGGTTTTGGTTCTTGTTTCTTGGTTCCATCACCTTATGTGTTCTATTTTACAG GGTAATCATAATAATAAGTCCTCGCATGAGAGTATACTTATTCCGGATACGATTTAGGCTCGTCCAAAGAGACGCAGTCAGCACCATAGTAAGAAGATCCAAATTAGGAGATTGGTTTTTATTCTACATGCTCGGCGAAAACATCGATTCGGTGATATTTCGGGACGTAATGCACGATTTAGCATCCAGACTCAACAGTCAGCATTACAAAATCGGCTACATGGATACCTGA